In Glandiceps talaboti chromosome 4, keGlaTala1.1, whole genome shotgun sequence, a single window of DNA contains:
- the LOC144433884 gene encoding histone H2A-like — MSGRGKGGKAKGKAKSRSSRAGLQFPVGRVHRFLRKGNYAKRVGAGAPVYLAAVLEYLAAEILELAGNAARDNKKTRIIPRHLQLAVRNDEELNKLLGGVTIAQGGVLPNIQAVLLPKKSQAKSK, encoded by the coding sequence ATGTCTGGACGTGGTAAAGGAGGCAAAGCAAAGGGTAAGGCAAAGAGCCGTTCCAGCCGTGCTGGTCTGCAGTTCCCAGTTGGTCGTGTGCACCGTTTCCTTCGCAAGGGCAACTATGCCAAGCGTGTTGGTGCTGGTGCCCCAGTCTACTTGGCTGCCGTTCTCGAATACTTGGCAGCTGAAATCCTTGAGTTGGCAGGAAACGCCGCCCGTGACAACAAGAAGACCAGAATCATCCCCCGCCACTTGCAGTTGGCTGTCCGTAATGACGAAGAATTGAACAAACTTCTGGGAGGTGTCACCATTGCCCAGGGTGGTGTATTGCCAAACATCCAGGCAGTACTCTTGCCCAAGAAATCTCAGGCTAAATCCAAGTAA